The Syngnathus typhle isolate RoL2023-S1 ecotype Sweden linkage group LG16, RoL_Styp_1.0, whole genome shotgun sequence genome includes a region encoding these proteins:
- the aspg gene encoding 60 kDa lysophospholipase isoform X2 translates to MAQTPPNTLTPLARALSHHNLDAVASNEVVSPRTSQVHPCRRRQLTSCGSFDGNELARSPSVAEARVLVINTGGTIGMTLTDNVLSPKANAFVQILRKLPILHDEMYAQQTCMYEYYGSECTLVLPMSKNKKRIIYTIIEYNPLLDSANMTTDDWVRIGKDIEKNYENYDGFVILHGTDTMAYTASALSFMCEHLGKPIVLTGSQVPIYEMRNDGRDNLLGALLIAGQFVIPEVCLYFYNKLYRGNRVTKVDAGSFNAFTSPNLAPLATAEVDIAINWDTVWRANTTVKFQVSTELNRNVGLLRLFPGITAATVRAFLQPPMEGVVLETYGSGNGPDNRPDLLEELKKATDFGVIIINCTQCLRGTVSTSYATGKVLIDAGLITGCDMTPEAALSKLSYVLAKTNLSLDAKKKMMGQNLRGEMTADLAGAKFSLSDSRFIQVIAKALSISCKEELEAIRDALTPSLACAATKIGDIEALETLKEMGSNLCLSDYDGRTPLHIAACEGNLKVVQYLLTVGATVYARDRYGDTPLCNAVRFRHKDVVKLLRKTGAHFSRDELDEAGSELCSLVVSGDLEGLEIWSLAGADLSKPGYDGQTAIELANAAGKPEVATFIISLLNKTMKTAFAELNDYDDDEEENGVIEFTPSPAGM, encoded by the exons ATGGCGCAGACTCCTCCGAACACCTTGACGCCACTTGCCAGGGCTCTGTCCCACCATAATCTGGACGCGGTCGCTTCGAACGAGGTGGTCTCCCCTCGAACTTCCCAGGTCCATCCGTGCCGAAGGAGGCAGTTAACAAGCTGCGGATCGTTCGATGGAAATGAACTTGCCAGATCTCCCAGCGTGGCTGAAGCGCGCGTCCTGGTCATCAACACAGGAGGAACCATCGGAATGACGCTTACCGATAACG TTCTTTCACCAAAGGCAAATGCTTTTGTGCAGATTTTGCGCAAGCTACCCATCCTCCACGATGAGATGTATGCACAGCAAACCTGCATGTATGAGTACTACGGATCCGAATGCACCTTAGTCCTGCC tatgagtaaaaacaagaagaggATAATATACACCATTATAGAGTACAATCCTTTATTGGACTCGGCCAATATGACCACAGACGACTGGGTTAGAATAGGAAAAGACATCGAG AAAAATTATGAAAACTACGATGGCTTCGTGATCCTTCATGGCACAGACACCATGGCTTACACGGCCTCAGCTCTCTCCTTCATGTGTGAACATTTGGGCAAGCCCATCGTCCTCACCGGCTCAcaa GTGCCTATTTATGAGATGAGGAATGATGGCAGAGACAACCTGTTGGGGGCACTGTTGATTGCCGGCCAGTTTGTCATTCCTGAG GTGTGCTTGTACTTCTACAACAAGCTCTATCGAGGAAATCGTGTGACCAAAGTGGATGCCGGGAGTTTTAACGCATTCACATCACCTAATTTGGCTCCCCTTGCCACTGCAGAGGTTGATATTGCAA TAAACTGGGACACAGTGTGGAGGGCAAACACGACAGTTAAGTTTCAGGTCTCCACTGAGCTCAACAGGAATGTCGGCCTGCTAAGGCTCTTCCCGGGAATAACTGCTGCTACT GTGAGGGCGTTTCTGCAGCCTCCTATGGAGGGAGTGGTTCTGGAGACGTATGGCAGTGGCAACGGGCCAGATAACCGCCCTGACTTGTTGGAGGAGTTGAAGAAGGCCACTGACTTCGGTGTCATCATTATAAACTGCACGCAGTGTTTGAGGGGTACGGTGTCTACGTCCTATGCCACTGGCAAG GTATTGATTGACGCCGGGCTGATAACTGGTTGTGACATGACTCCAGAGGCCGCCTTATCAAAGCTGTCTTATGTCTTGGCAAAGACAAACCTAAGTCTTGACGCTAAGAAAAAG ATGATGGGCCAGAACTTGCGTGGTGAGATGACTGCTGATTTGGCAGGAGCCAAGTTTAGTCTGAGTGACAGTCGATTCATCCAGGTCATCGCTAAGGCTTTGAGCATTAGCTGCAAAGAG GAGCTGGAAGCCATCCGTGATGCTCTGACACCCTCGCTGGCCTGTGCAGCCACGAAAATCGGTGACATTGAGGCCTTAGAAACTCTaaaagaaatg GGCAGTAATTTATGTCTGAGCGACTATGATGGACGGACCCCTCTGCATATTGCTGCCTGTGAAGGAAACCTGAAAGTGGTGCAGTACCTGCTGACAGTTGGCGCCACCGTTTATGCAAGAGATCGCTATGGCGACACACCCCTGTGCAATGCTGTACGCTTCAG GCACAAGGATGTCGTCAAGCTCCTGAGGAAGACGGGAGCCCACTTTTCCAGAGACGAGTTGGATGAGGCGGGATCGGAGCTGTGCag CCTGGTTGTCAGCGGCGATCTGGAGGGCCTGGAAATATGGAGTCTCGCTGGAGCTGATCTGAGTAAACCAGGCTATGATGGGCAGACAGCAATTGAACTG GCCAACGCTGCTGGCAAACCAGAAGTGGCAACCTTCATAATAAGCCTcctaaacaaaacaatgaag ACAGCATTTGCAGAATTGAATgactatgatgatgatgaggaggag AACGGCGTGATTGAGTTCACACCTTCTCCTGCTGGAATGTGA
- the aspg gene encoding 60 kDa lysophospholipase isoform X1, giving the protein MAQTPPNTLTPLARALSHHNLDAVASNEVVSPRTSQVHPCRRRQLTSCGSFDGNELARSPSVAEARVLVINTGGTIGMTLTDNVLSPKANAFVQILRKLPILHDEMYAQQTCMYEYYGSECTLVLPMPSAHSDHLIHSMSKNKKRIIYTIIEYNPLLDSANMTTDDWVRIGKDIEKNYENYDGFVILHGTDTMAYTASALSFMCEHLGKPIVLTGSQVPIYEMRNDGRDNLLGALLIAGQFVIPEVCLYFYNKLYRGNRVTKVDAGSFNAFTSPNLAPLATAEVDIAINWDTVWRANTTVKFQVSTELNRNVGLLRLFPGITAATVRAFLQPPMEGVVLETYGSGNGPDNRPDLLEELKKATDFGVIIINCTQCLRGTVSTSYATGKVLIDAGLITGCDMTPEAALSKLSYVLAKTNLSLDAKKKMMGQNLRGEMTADLAGAKFSLSDSRFIQVIAKALSISCKEELEAIRDALTPSLACAATKIGDIEALETLKEMGSNLCLSDYDGRTPLHIAACEGNLKVVQYLLTVGATVYARDRYGDTPLCNAVRFRHKDVVKLLRKTGAHFSRDELDEAGSELCSLVVSGDLEGLEIWSLAGADLSKPGYDGQTAIELANAAGKPEVATFIISLLNKTMKTAFAELNDYDDDEEENGVIEFTPSPAGM; this is encoded by the exons ATGGCGCAGACTCCTCCGAACACCTTGACGCCACTTGCCAGGGCTCTGTCCCACCATAATCTGGACGCGGTCGCTTCGAACGAGGTGGTCTCCCCTCGAACTTCCCAGGTCCATCCGTGCCGAAGGAGGCAGTTAACAAGCTGCGGATCGTTCGATGGAAATGAACTTGCCAGATCTCCCAGCGTGGCTGAAGCGCGCGTCCTGGTCATCAACACAGGAGGAACCATCGGAATGACGCTTACCGATAACG TTCTTTCACCAAAGGCAAATGCTTTTGTGCAGATTTTGCGCAAGCTACCCATCCTCCACGATGAGATGTATGCACAGCAAACCTGCATGTATGAGTACTACGGATCCGAATGCACCTTAGTCCTGCC GATGCCGAGCGCTCATTCTGACCATTTAATCCACAG tatgagtaaaaacaagaagaggATAATATACACCATTATAGAGTACAATCCTTTATTGGACTCGGCCAATATGACCACAGACGACTGGGTTAGAATAGGAAAAGACATCGAG AAAAATTATGAAAACTACGATGGCTTCGTGATCCTTCATGGCACAGACACCATGGCTTACACGGCCTCAGCTCTCTCCTTCATGTGTGAACATTTGGGCAAGCCCATCGTCCTCACCGGCTCAcaa GTGCCTATTTATGAGATGAGGAATGATGGCAGAGACAACCTGTTGGGGGCACTGTTGATTGCCGGCCAGTTTGTCATTCCTGAG GTGTGCTTGTACTTCTACAACAAGCTCTATCGAGGAAATCGTGTGACCAAAGTGGATGCCGGGAGTTTTAACGCATTCACATCACCTAATTTGGCTCCCCTTGCCACTGCAGAGGTTGATATTGCAA TAAACTGGGACACAGTGTGGAGGGCAAACACGACAGTTAAGTTTCAGGTCTCCACTGAGCTCAACAGGAATGTCGGCCTGCTAAGGCTCTTCCCGGGAATAACTGCTGCTACT GTGAGGGCGTTTCTGCAGCCTCCTATGGAGGGAGTGGTTCTGGAGACGTATGGCAGTGGCAACGGGCCAGATAACCGCCCTGACTTGTTGGAGGAGTTGAAGAAGGCCACTGACTTCGGTGTCATCATTATAAACTGCACGCAGTGTTTGAGGGGTACGGTGTCTACGTCCTATGCCACTGGCAAG GTATTGATTGACGCCGGGCTGATAACTGGTTGTGACATGACTCCAGAGGCCGCCTTATCAAAGCTGTCTTATGTCTTGGCAAAGACAAACCTAAGTCTTGACGCTAAGAAAAAG ATGATGGGCCAGAACTTGCGTGGTGAGATGACTGCTGATTTGGCAGGAGCCAAGTTTAGTCTGAGTGACAGTCGATTCATCCAGGTCATCGCTAAGGCTTTGAGCATTAGCTGCAAAGAG GAGCTGGAAGCCATCCGTGATGCTCTGACACCCTCGCTGGCCTGTGCAGCCACGAAAATCGGTGACATTGAGGCCTTAGAAACTCTaaaagaaatg GGCAGTAATTTATGTCTGAGCGACTATGATGGACGGACCCCTCTGCATATTGCTGCCTGTGAAGGAAACCTGAAAGTGGTGCAGTACCTGCTGACAGTTGGCGCCACCGTTTATGCAAGAGATCGCTATGGCGACACACCCCTGTGCAATGCTGTACGCTTCAG GCACAAGGATGTCGTCAAGCTCCTGAGGAAGACGGGAGCCCACTTTTCCAGAGACGAGTTGGATGAGGCGGGATCGGAGCTGTGCag CCTGGTTGTCAGCGGCGATCTGGAGGGCCTGGAAATATGGAGTCTCGCTGGAGCTGATCTGAGTAAACCAGGCTATGATGGGCAGACAGCAATTGAACTG GCCAACGCTGCTGGCAAACCAGAAGTGGCAACCTTCATAATAAGCCTcctaaacaaaacaatgaag ACAGCATTTGCAGAATTGAATgactatgatgatgatgaggaggag AACGGCGTGATTGAGTTCACACCTTCTCCTGCTGGAATGTGA
- the aspg gene encoding 60 kDa lysophospholipase isoform X3, protein MAQTPPNTLTPLARALSHHNLDAVASNEVVSPRTSQVHPCRRRQLTSCGSFDGNELARSPSVAEARVLVINTGGTIGMTLTDNVLSPKANAFVQILRKLPILHDEMYAQQTCMYEYYGSECTLVLPMPSAHSDHLIHSMSKNKKRIIYTIIEYNPLLDSANMTTDDWVRIGKDIEKNYENYDGFVILHGTDTMAYTASALSFMCEHLGKPIVLTGSQVPIYEMRNDGRDNLLGALLIAGQFVIPEVCLYFYNKLYRGNRVTKVDAGSFNAFTSPNLAPLATAEVDIAINWDTVWRANTTVKFQVSTELNRNVGLLRLFPGITAATVRAFLQPPMEGVVLETYGSGNGPDNRPDLLEELKKATDFGVIIINCTQCLRGTVSTSYATGKVLIDAGLITGCDMTPEAALSKLSYVLAKTNLSLDAKKKMMGQNLRGEMTADLAGAKFSLSDSRFIQVIAKALSISCKEELEAIRDALTPSLACAATKIGDIEALETLKEMGSNLCLSDYDGRTPLHIAACEGNLKVVQYLLTVGATVYARDRYGDTPLCNAVRFRHKDVVKLLRKTGAHFSRDELDEAGSELCSLVVSGDLEGLEIWSLAGADLSKPGYDGQTAIELANAAGKPEVATFIISLLNKTMKNGVIEFTPSPAGM, encoded by the exons ATGGCGCAGACTCCTCCGAACACCTTGACGCCACTTGCCAGGGCTCTGTCCCACCATAATCTGGACGCGGTCGCTTCGAACGAGGTGGTCTCCCCTCGAACTTCCCAGGTCCATCCGTGCCGAAGGAGGCAGTTAACAAGCTGCGGATCGTTCGATGGAAATGAACTTGCCAGATCTCCCAGCGTGGCTGAAGCGCGCGTCCTGGTCATCAACACAGGAGGAACCATCGGAATGACGCTTACCGATAACG TTCTTTCACCAAAGGCAAATGCTTTTGTGCAGATTTTGCGCAAGCTACCCATCCTCCACGATGAGATGTATGCACAGCAAACCTGCATGTATGAGTACTACGGATCCGAATGCACCTTAGTCCTGCC GATGCCGAGCGCTCATTCTGACCATTTAATCCACAG tatgagtaaaaacaagaagaggATAATATACACCATTATAGAGTACAATCCTTTATTGGACTCGGCCAATATGACCACAGACGACTGGGTTAGAATAGGAAAAGACATCGAG AAAAATTATGAAAACTACGATGGCTTCGTGATCCTTCATGGCACAGACACCATGGCTTACACGGCCTCAGCTCTCTCCTTCATGTGTGAACATTTGGGCAAGCCCATCGTCCTCACCGGCTCAcaa GTGCCTATTTATGAGATGAGGAATGATGGCAGAGACAACCTGTTGGGGGCACTGTTGATTGCCGGCCAGTTTGTCATTCCTGAG GTGTGCTTGTACTTCTACAACAAGCTCTATCGAGGAAATCGTGTGACCAAAGTGGATGCCGGGAGTTTTAACGCATTCACATCACCTAATTTGGCTCCCCTTGCCACTGCAGAGGTTGATATTGCAA TAAACTGGGACACAGTGTGGAGGGCAAACACGACAGTTAAGTTTCAGGTCTCCACTGAGCTCAACAGGAATGTCGGCCTGCTAAGGCTCTTCCCGGGAATAACTGCTGCTACT GTGAGGGCGTTTCTGCAGCCTCCTATGGAGGGAGTGGTTCTGGAGACGTATGGCAGTGGCAACGGGCCAGATAACCGCCCTGACTTGTTGGAGGAGTTGAAGAAGGCCACTGACTTCGGTGTCATCATTATAAACTGCACGCAGTGTTTGAGGGGTACGGTGTCTACGTCCTATGCCACTGGCAAG GTATTGATTGACGCCGGGCTGATAACTGGTTGTGACATGACTCCAGAGGCCGCCTTATCAAAGCTGTCTTATGTCTTGGCAAAGACAAACCTAAGTCTTGACGCTAAGAAAAAG ATGATGGGCCAGAACTTGCGTGGTGAGATGACTGCTGATTTGGCAGGAGCCAAGTTTAGTCTGAGTGACAGTCGATTCATCCAGGTCATCGCTAAGGCTTTGAGCATTAGCTGCAAAGAG GAGCTGGAAGCCATCCGTGATGCTCTGACACCCTCGCTGGCCTGTGCAGCCACGAAAATCGGTGACATTGAGGCCTTAGAAACTCTaaaagaaatg GGCAGTAATTTATGTCTGAGCGACTATGATGGACGGACCCCTCTGCATATTGCTGCCTGTGAAGGAAACCTGAAAGTGGTGCAGTACCTGCTGACAGTTGGCGCCACCGTTTATGCAAGAGATCGCTATGGCGACACACCCCTGTGCAATGCTGTACGCTTCAG GCACAAGGATGTCGTCAAGCTCCTGAGGAAGACGGGAGCCCACTTTTCCAGAGACGAGTTGGATGAGGCGGGATCGGAGCTGTGCag CCTGGTTGTCAGCGGCGATCTGGAGGGCCTGGAAATATGGAGTCTCGCTGGAGCTGATCTGAGTAAACCAGGCTATGATGGGCAGACAGCAATTGAACTG GCCAACGCTGCTGGCAAACCAGAAGTGGCAACCTTCATAATAAGCCTcctaaacaaaacaatgaag AACGGCGTGATTGAGTTCACACCTTCTCCTGCTGGAATGTGA
- the aspg gene encoding 60 kDa lysophospholipase isoform X4, whose amino-acid sequence MTLTDNVLSPKANAFVQILRKLPILHDEMYAQQTCMYEYYGSECTLVLPMPSAHSDHLIHSMSKNKKRIIYTIIEYNPLLDSANMTTDDWVRIGKDIEKNYENYDGFVILHGTDTMAYTASALSFMCEHLGKPIVLTGSQVPIYEMRNDGRDNLLGALLIAGQFVIPEVCLYFYNKLYRGNRVTKVDAGSFNAFTSPNLAPLATAEVDIAINWDTVWRANTTVKFQVSTELNRNVGLLRLFPGITAATVRAFLQPPMEGVVLETYGSGNGPDNRPDLLEELKKATDFGVIIINCTQCLRGTVSTSYATGKVLIDAGLITGCDMTPEAALSKLSYVLAKTNLSLDAKKKMMGQNLRGEMTADLAGAKFSLSDSRFIQVIAKALSISCKEELEAIRDALTPSLACAATKIGDIEALETLKEMGSNLCLSDYDGRTPLHIAACEGNLKVVQYLLTVGATVYARDRYGDTPLCNAVRFRHKDVVKLLRKTGAHFSRDELDEAGSELCSLVVSGDLEGLEIWSLAGADLSKPGYDGQTAIELANAAGKPEVATFIISLLNKTMKTAFAELNDYDDDEEENGVIEFTPSPAGM is encoded by the exons ATGACGCTTACCGATAACG TTCTTTCACCAAAGGCAAATGCTTTTGTGCAGATTTTGCGCAAGCTACCCATCCTCCACGATGAGATGTATGCACAGCAAACCTGCATGTATGAGTACTACGGATCCGAATGCACCTTAGTCCTGCC GATGCCGAGCGCTCATTCTGACCATTTAATCCACAG tatgagtaaaaacaagaagaggATAATATACACCATTATAGAGTACAATCCTTTATTGGACTCGGCCAATATGACCACAGACGACTGGGTTAGAATAGGAAAAGACATCGAG AAAAATTATGAAAACTACGATGGCTTCGTGATCCTTCATGGCACAGACACCATGGCTTACACGGCCTCAGCTCTCTCCTTCATGTGTGAACATTTGGGCAAGCCCATCGTCCTCACCGGCTCAcaa GTGCCTATTTATGAGATGAGGAATGATGGCAGAGACAACCTGTTGGGGGCACTGTTGATTGCCGGCCAGTTTGTCATTCCTGAG GTGTGCTTGTACTTCTACAACAAGCTCTATCGAGGAAATCGTGTGACCAAAGTGGATGCCGGGAGTTTTAACGCATTCACATCACCTAATTTGGCTCCCCTTGCCACTGCAGAGGTTGATATTGCAA TAAACTGGGACACAGTGTGGAGGGCAAACACGACAGTTAAGTTTCAGGTCTCCACTGAGCTCAACAGGAATGTCGGCCTGCTAAGGCTCTTCCCGGGAATAACTGCTGCTACT GTGAGGGCGTTTCTGCAGCCTCCTATGGAGGGAGTGGTTCTGGAGACGTATGGCAGTGGCAACGGGCCAGATAACCGCCCTGACTTGTTGGAGGAGTTGAAGAAGGCCACTGACTTCGGTGTCATCATTATAAACTGCACGCAGTGTTTGAGGGGTACGGTGTCTACGTCCTATGCCACTGGCAAG GTATTGATTGACGCCGGGCTGATAACTGGTTGTGACATGACTCCAGAGGCCGCCTTATCAAAGCTGTCTTATGTCTTGGCAAAGACAAACCTAAGTCTTGACGCTAAGAAAAAG ATGATGGGCCAGAACTTGCGTGGTGAGATGACTGCTGATTTGGCAGGAGCCAAGTTTAGTCTGAGTGACAGTCGATTCATCCAGGTCATCGCTAAGGCTTTGAGCATTAGCTGCAAAGAG GAGCTGGAAGCCATCCGTGATGCTCTGACACCCTCGCTGGCCTGTGCAGCCACGAAAATCGGTGACATTGAGGCCTTAGAAACTCTaaaagaaatg GGCAGTAATTTATGTCTGAGCGACTATGATGGACGGACCCCTCTGCATATTGCTGCCTGTGAAGGAAACCTGAAAGTGGTGCAGTACCTGCTGACAGTTGGCGCCACCGTTTATGCAAGAGATCGCTATGGCGACACACCCCTGTGCAATGCTGTACGCTTCAG GCACAAGGATGTCGTCAAGCTCCTGAGGAAGACGGGAGCCCACTTTTCCAGAGACGAGTTGGATGAGGCGGGATCGGAGCTGTGCag CCTGGTTGTCAGCGGCGATCTGGAGGGCCTGGAAATATGGAGTCTCGCTGGAGCTGATCTGAGTAAACCAGGCTATGATGGGCAGACAGCAATTGAACTG GCCAACGCTGCTGGCAAACCAGAAGTGGCAACCTTCATAATAAGCCTcctaaacaaaacaatgaag ACAGCATTTGCAGAATTGAATgactatgatgatgatgaggaggag AACGGCGTGATTGAGTTCACACCTTCTCCTGCTGGAATGTGA